A portion of the Glycine max cultivar Williams 82 chromosome 10, Glycine_max_v4.0, whole genome shotgun sequence genome contains these proteins:
- the LOC100788264 gene encoding LOW QUALITY PROTEIN: cytochrome P450 71D8-like (The sequence of the model RefSeq protein was modified relative to this genomic sequence to represent the inferred CDS: inserted 1 base in 1 codon), with product MEAQSYLLLIGLFFVLHWLAKCYKSSVSQKLPPGPKKLPIIGNLHQLAEAGSLPHHALRDLAKKYGPLMHLQLGEISAVIASSPKMAKEIVKTHDVSFLQRPHLVFGQMISYGGLGIAFAPYGDHWRQMRKMCATELLSTKRVQSFASIREDEAAKFIDSIRESAGSPINLTSRIFSLICASISRVAFGGIYKEQDEFVVSLIRKIVESGGGFDLADVFPSIPFLYFLTGKMTRLKKLHKQVDKVLENIIREHQEKNKIAKEDGADXEDQDFIDLLLRIQQDDTLDIQMTTNNIKALILDIFAAGTDTSASTLEWAMAEMMRNPRVREKAQAELRQAFREKEIIHESDLEQLTYLKLVIKETFRVHPPTPLLLPRECSQPTIIDGYEIPAKTKVMVNAYAICKDSQYWIDADRFVPERFEGSSIDFKGNNFNYLPFGGGRRICPGMTLGLASIMLPLALLLYHFNWELPNKMKPEEMNMDEHFGLAIGRKNELHLIPNVNL from the exons ATGGAAGCTCAAAGCTACTTGTTGCTTATTGGCTTGTTCTTTGTATTGCATTGGCTTGCCAAATGTTACAAAAGTAGTGTCTCTCAGAAACTTCCACCAGGACCAAAGAAACTACCCATCATAGGGAACCTGCATCAACTAGCAGAAGCAGGTTCACTTCCACACCATGCTCTGAGAGATCTTGCCAAAAAATATGGACCCCTCATGCACCTCCAACTTGGTGAAATTTCAGCAGTGATTGCATCCTCCCCAAAGATGGCCAAGGAAATAGTGAAAACACATGATGTTTCTTTTCTTCAGAGACCCCATCTTGTTTTTGGTCAAATGATATCCTACGGGGGATTGGGCATTGCTTTTGCTCCATATGGTGATCACTGGAGACAAATGAGGAAAATGTGTGCCACGGAGCTTCTGAGCACCAAAAGAGTTCAGTCTTTTGCTTCCATTAGAGAAGACGAGGCAGCAAAGTTTATCGACTCCATTCGCGAATCTGCTGGTTCGCCTATCAATCTCACCAGTAGAATTTTCTCATTGATATGTGCCTCAATTTCCAGGGTAGCATTCGGTGGCATATACAAGGAGCAAGATGAGTTTGTTGTGTCTTTGATCCGAAAAATCGTAGAATCCGGGGGAGGATTCGACCTTGCTGATGTCTTTCCTTCAATTCCATTCTTATATTTCCTAACTGGAAAGATGACCAGATTGAAGAAGTTGCACAAGCAGGTTGACAAGGTCCTGGAAAACATCATCAGAGAGcatcaagaaaagaacaaaattgcaaAAGAAGATGGAGCTG TAGAGGACCAAGATTTTATTGATCTTCTTCTCAGAATCCAACAAGATGACACTCTCGACATCCAAATGACGACTAACAACATCAAAGCTTTGATATTG GACATATTTGCTGCTGGAACTGATACTTCAGCATCAACACTAGAGTGGGCTATGGCAGAAATGATGAGAAATCCAAGAGTGAGGGAGAAAGCACAAGCTGAATTGAGACAAGCTTTTCGAGAAAAGGAAATAATTCATGAAAGTGATCTAGAGCAACTTACTTATTTGAAGTTGGTGATCAAAGAGACATTCAGGGTACACCCACCTACTCCTTTATTGCTCCCTAGAGAATGCTCTCAACCAACCATCATTGATGGCTATGAAATACCTGCCAAAACTAAAGTCATGGTAAATGCATACGCAATTTGTAAGGATTCCCAATATTGGATTGATGCTGATAGGTTTGTCCCTGAAAGGTTCGAGGGTAGTTCTATCGATTTCAAAGGGAATAACTTTAACTATCTCCCTTTTGGGGGAGGACGAAGAATATGCCCAGGCATGACATTGGGTTTAGCTAGCATTATGCTTCCACTAGCTCTACTACTGTATCACTTCAACTGGGAACTCCCAAACAAGATGAAACCTGAGGAAATGAATATGGATGAACACTTCGGATTGGCTATTGGGAGGAAAAATGAATTGCATTTGATTCCCAATGTTAATTTATGA